The following are from one region of the Paenalkalicoccus suaedae genome:
- a CDS encoding TetR/AcrR family transcriptional regulator: MQKRELLVDAALQQFQSAGITKSSIEMLTKSAGMSKGAFYQHFKTKDDLVIATMDRFYQLLFENEPTHPTSANLLQARMEWEITYVLKQRSFIYEVFALYPIGTNEAMNQVFRTNRERLKRWRQDAILRTFPSKVTNSLDHLEMLLDGMLHSYLQRMMWQDDQLSPYDSSVLITKAAEALVEADLSLPKTTNPVTVDNLRETVQHILQATSLSRDTRTLLHEMNKQLSTDEPSIIIIDALLERVQTLHICDFVQRLSLQWRRYTSQIKTNKE; encoded by the coding sequence ATGCAAAAACGCGAGCTACTTGTTGACGCCGCGCTCCAGCAGTTTCAGTCGGCTGGCATCACTAAATCATCCATTGAGATGTTGACTAAAAGCGCCGGCATGTCAAAGGGTGCGTTCTACCAGCACTTCAAAACGAAGGACGACCTTGTCATTGCCACGATGGATCGCTTTTATCAGCTTCTTTTCGAAAACGAGCCGACTCACCCCACCTCAGCCAACCTTCTTCAAGCGAGAATGGAATGGGAAATCACCTACGTGCTGAAGCAACGAAGCTTTATTTACGAAGTATTTGCCCTCTATCCAATCGGGACGAATGAGGCCATGAACCAGGTATTCCGTACAAACCGCGAGCGTCTCAAACGATGGCGACAGGATGCTATTTTGCGCACATTCCCATCAAAAGTGACTAATTCACTTGATCATCTAGAAATGCTACTCGACGGCATGCTTCACAGCTATCTCCAACGAATGATGTGGCAGGACGATCAGCTATCTCCTTACGATAGTAGCGTCCTCATTACAAAAGCGGCGGAAGCACTCGTCGAAGCGGACCTGTCTTTGCCTAAAACAACGAATCCCGTAACTGTAGACAACTTACGTGAAACTGTTCAACACATTTTACAAGCCACATCACTTTCGCGTGATACGAGAACGTTATTACACGAAATGAACAAACAATTAAGCACAGATGAGCCGTCCATCATCATTATCGACGCCTTACTCGAACGCGTTCAAACGCTTCA